From Mucilaginibacter rubeus, a single genomic window includes:
- a CDS encoding DUF5683 domain-containing protein: protein MYKFLFFLGVFTFFIFAAQAQIADSTGTKKSDTLKVKHPVKTPSGSFAPKIDPAKEKIYHPDSNHIPHKAVMHSLMVPGWGQVYNHRWWKVPLIYGGLGLLTSAIIYNQHYYNEYLILSRYRQGTPAKPGDPYYAESIQYAQVPDANLNDARENSRRNRDLSIFGFLAVWGIQAVDAYIDAKFIHSYTVDNNLSFKVTPGLINQPVFAQGANNAYIPGLKVTFTF from the coding sequence ATGTATAAATTCCTGTTTTTTTTAGGTGTATTCACTTTTTTTATTTTTGCCGCACAGGCTCAGATAGCTGACAGTACGGGGACTAAAAAAAGTGATACGCTAAAAGTAAAGCATCCTGTTAAAACCCCATCAGGTTCATTTGCTCCAAAGATCGACCCAGCTAAAGAAAAGATCTATCACCCGGATAGTAACCATATCCCCCATAAAGCGGTAATGCATTCATTAATGGTACCGGGCTGGGGGCAGGTATATAACCACAGGTGGTGGAAAGTGCCTTTGATTTATGGCGGTTTGGGACTGTTAACTTCGGCCATTATATACAACCAGCATTATTATAACGAATACCTGATATTATCAAGGTATCGTCAGGGTACTCCGGCCAAGCCGGGCGATCCTTATTACGCCGAATCAATTCAGTACGCGCAGGTACCTGATGCTAACCTGAATGATGCCCGTGAAAACTCAAGACGTAACCGCGACCTGAGTATCTTTGGATTTTTGGCCGTATGGGGTATCCAGGCTGTTGATGCTTATATCGATGCCAAGTTTATCCATTCCTACACAGTTGATAATAACCTGTCGTTTAAAGTAACCCCGGGTTTAATTAATCAGCCGGTGTTCGCGCAAGGTGCTAATAATGCTTATATTCCGGGTTTAAAAGTTACCTTTACGTTTTAA
- a CDS encoding ParA family protein: protein MSKIIALANQKGGVGKTTSSINLAASLAVLDYKTLLVDADPQANSTSGIGFDPRNIKNSIYECIINEVDPHEAIQKTDTPNLDLLPAHIDLVGAEIEMINLSGREYKMKQVFDKVRDEYDFIIIDCSPSLGLITINALTAADSVIVPVQCEYFALEGLGKLLNTIKIVQSRLNPQLEIEGILLTMYDVRLRLSNQVVDEVKTHFEDMVFDTIIQRNTRLSEAPSFGVSVIMHDATCKGAINYLNLAREILEKNGLVKGESATATATV, encoded by the coding sequence ATGAGTAAAATAATTGCTTTAGCCAACCAGAAAGGCGGCGTAGGGAAAACTACATCATCTATAAATCTGGCTGCAAGTTTAGCTGTATTAGATTATAAAACTTTGCTGGTTGATGCCGATCCTCAGGCTAACTCAACTTCGGGTATTGGTTTCGATCCCCGTAATATTAAAAATAGTATTTATGAATGTATCATCAATGAGGTTGATCCTCATGAGGCCATTCAGAAAACAGATACCCCAAACCTTGATTTATTACCTGCGCACATTGACCTTGTAGGTGCCGAAATTGAGATGATCAATTTAAGCGGCCGCGAGTACAAAATGAAACAGGTATTTGACAAGGTGCGCGATGAGTATGATTTTATCATCATTGATTGTTCGCCTTCATTAGGTTTGATCACTATTAACGCCTTAACCGCTGCCGATTCGGTAATTGTACCGGTACAGTGCGAGTATTTCGCGTTAGAGGGTTTGGGCAAATTGTTAAATACCATCAAAATTGTTCAGTCGCGCCTTAACCCGCAATTAGAGATAGAGGGTATCCTGCTAACCATGTACGATGTGCGTTTGCGTCTGAGCAACCAGGTGGTGGATGAGGTTAAAACCCATTTTGAGGATATGGTTTTTGATACCATCATACAACGTAATACCCGTTTAAGCGAGGCGCCCAGCTTTGGTGTTTCGGTAATTATGCATGATGCAACGTGCAAGGGAGCAATAAATTATTTAAACCTTGCCCGCGAAATTTTGGAAAAAAACGGATTGGTTAAGGGTGAATCGGCAACAGCTACAGCAACAGTATAG
- a CDS encoding ParB/RepB/Spo0J family partition protein: protein MSGEKRNALGKGLSALLNDTPNVQPYQNRNKETASPAEVNDLGSVNEIKLTEIEVNPFQPRTDFDEQALAELSESIKLQGLIQPITLRKLGAHRYQLISGERRFRASKLAGLTQIPAYVRTANDQQMLEMALIENIQRENLNAIEVALSFQRMIEECNLKQEELGDRVSKNRSTVTNYLRLLRLPPVIQASIRDGELTMGHAKAILTLTDPAKQLFIHQHIIKEGLSVRKVEELVRDMQKAPVKKEGKQPEPVSYQLQKIQDDLASKFSTRVKLKVGSRGSGVIEIPFLSEDDLGRILEMLDW, encoded by the coding sequence ATGAGTGGTGAAAAGAGAAATGCCCTGGGCAAGGGACTGAGTGCGCTATTGAATGACACGCCTAACGTACAACCATACCAAAACAGAAATAAAGAAACAGCAAGCCCTGCCGAGGTCAATGACCTTGGCTCGGTTAATGAAATAAAACTGACCGAAATTGAGGTTAACCCCTTTCAGCCCCGTACCGATTTTGATGAGCAGGCACTTGCCGAGCTTTCAGAGTCGATCAAGCTTCAGGGTTTAATTCAGCCAATTACGCTTAGGAAATTAGGCGCGCATAGATACCAGCTCATCTCAGGCGAACGTCGTTTTCGCGCGTCGAAGCTGGCTGGCTTAACCCAGATCCCGGCTTACGTACGTACGGCCAATGATCAGCAAATGCTGGAAATGGCGCTTATTGAAAACATTCAGCGTGAAAACCTGAATGCCATTGAGGTAGCCCTGAGCTTTCAGCGCATGATTGAGGAGTGTAACCTGAAACAGGAAGAATTGGGCGACAGGGTAAGCAAAAACCGCTCGACAGTTACTAATTACCTGAGGCTTTTAAGGTTGCCACCGGTTATCCAGGCCTCTATTCGTGATGGCGAGCTTACTATGGGCCATGCCAAAGCTATTTTAACACTAACCGATCCTGCTAAACAATTATTTATACATCAGCATATTATAAAGGAAGGTTTATCCGTTCGTAAGGTTGAAGAATTGGTAAGGGATATGCAAAAAGCACCGGTAAAAAAAGAGGGCAAACAACCCGAGCCGGTATCGTACCAATTGCAAAAGATCCAGGATGATCTTGCTTCAAAATTTAGTACAAGGGTAAAACTAAAAGTAGGCAGCCGCGGAAGCGGTGTTATCGAGATCCCTTTCCTTTCGGAAGATGATCTTGGCCGCATCCTTGAAATGCTTGATTGGTAA
- a CDS encoding PQQ-dependent sugar dehydrogenase produces MKNSLIIFPFIIGALLVACKHKKPANYNNADTVINKSDQEVKLAAPYETKAVKNFCEVIGWPKGLTPVAPAGFSVSLYADGLDNPRNIYAASNGDVFVSEANTELSGLKKIGADIIGVSKSQNYGKSANKILLFKDTNGDGMPDSKTVFLSGLNQPYGMLIAGEWFYVANTDGLWRYPYKMGEMKVTGKGIKILDLPAGGYNNHWTRNIHLSADGSKIYVSVGSGSNVAEHGIANEKRRADILEINLDGTGERVYASGLRNPAGIDIQPGTGVVYTAVNERDDLGDQLVPDYLTSVKDGGFYGWPWAYFGQHEDPVLKQKDPNPEMVKKTLVPDVALGSHTASLGLTFYNGTSFPQEYQNGAFIGQHGSWNSSKLVGYKVVFVPFSNNKPTGQTTNFLTGFIADTAKRKVYGRPVGVAVAKDGSLLVADDAGNKIWRVTH; encoded by the coding sequence ATGAAAAACAGCCTCATCATATTTCCTTTTATTATCGGTGCCTTGCTTGTGGCCTGCAAGCATAAAAAACCTGCCAATTATAACAATGCCGATACGGTTATTAACAAAAGCGACCAGGAGGTTAAACTGGCTGCGCCATATGAGACCAAAGCCGTAAAAAACTTTTGTGAGGTTATTGGCTGGCCCAAAGGCCTAACACCTGTCGCGCCTGCAGGCTTTTCGGTAAGCCTTTATGCCGATGGATTGGATAATCCGCGTAATATTTACGCAGCCTCAAACGGAGACGTGTTTGTATCCGAAGCAAATACCGAGCTCAGTGGGCTAAAAAAGATTGGCGCGGATATTATTGGCGTAAGTAAATCACAAAACTACGGCAAAAGCGCCAACAAGATCCTGCTGTTTAAGGATACTAACGGTGATGGCATGCCAGATTCAAAAACGGTTTTTCTGAGTGGGTTGAACCAACCCTATGGTATGCTCATCGCCGGCGAATGGTTTTACGTTGCCAATACCGATGGTTTGTGGCGTTACCCCTATAAAATGGGCGAGATGAAAGTAACCGGCAAAGGCATTAAAATATTAGATCTGCCGGCCGGCGGCTATAACAATCACTGGACCCGCAATATTCACCTGAGTGCCGATGGCAGTAAAATATATGTTTCGGTAGGATCAGGTAGTAATGTTGCCGAGCACGGGATTGCTAACGAGAAGCGCAGGGCCGATATCCTGGAAATTAACCTTGATGGCACTGGCGAACGGGTTTATGCTTCGGGCTTGCGTAACCCGGCAGGCATCGATATACAGCCGGGAACAGGTGTGGTGTATACCGCGGTAAACGAGCGCGACGATCTCGGCGATCAGCTTGTGCCCGATTACCTGACCAGCGTAAAAGACGGTGGATTTTACGGCTGGCCCTGGGCATACTTCGGGCAACATGAAGACCCAGTATTGAAACAGAAAGATCCCAACCCGGAAATGGTTAAAAAGACGCTTGTACCGGATGTAGCCCTTGGCTCGCATACCGCGTCGCTTGGTTTAACTTTCTACAATGGTACAAGCTTTCCGCAAGAGTATCAAAATGGGGCTTTTATTGGCCAGCATGGCTCGTGGAACAGTTCAAAATTGGTAGGTTATAAAGTGGTTTTTGTCCCTTTCAGCAATAATAAGCCCACTGGCCAAACAACAAATTTTTTAACCGGCTTCATTGCCGATACTGCAAAGCGCAAAGTATATGGCCGCCCGGTTGGCGTGGCTGTAGCAAAAGATGGATCATTACTGGTAGCTGATGATGCCGGGAATAAGATTTGGCGGGTTACGCATTAA
- a CDS encoding gliding motility-associated C-terminal domain-containing protein encodes MRFTPVKLFLLILLAFAFTHAQVNAQAVVCNGSLGDPVFKLDFGSGQGYGAPLGNDVTDFTYIQGCPEDGQYTIVNTTNINVNNGYGNCHPEGWQVVTHDHTGNTNGYMMLVNASQDPKKFFTYKISAGTLCQNTKYEFSAWVFNLIFQAHAGPGVHEPDITFVITNANGEKTTYDTGEIPASSDPEDWRRYSMLFSTGSGNNEITIEMINNEPGLNGNDLMLDDIQFRPCGPTMPVGFSDIATNMPQDVCVGETKNFTLVSSVGNDYTDTRLQWQKLNPNGNWDDLPGATGAQLPVSVTNSTPIGAYEYRLAAADGNNINSPTCRTYSQSLTIRVNAYPDKPSIIAPPVCEGDALTLTATPGAIRYEWTGPGVTEANKAQNPLVIDNASAVDIGDYQVTVFSVGDCSRTSDKLHAVVNLKPVITVNAPPPICKGSATIISADAADAKSYSWLPVTGLSDPAAKSPAAKPAETTTYTVTVTTNEGCTATKQVTVTVMPVPEASISPQKKIFEGQSVVLDAQTQYADTYLWSPAEGLDDPTKKNPIASPTDDITYTLKASSGIGCGSVSVSVFVRVYKKIVIPTTFSPNGDGLNDYWDIEALSTYPESTMNVFSRSGQKVYTSTGYDKPWNGAYKGYVLPSGTYYYVIDLKNGAPLLSGWVFIVH; translated from the coding sequence ATGCGTTTTACCCCCGTTAAATTATTTCTGTTAATATTGCTTGCCTTTGCATTTACTCATGCGCAGGTAAACGCACAAGCAGTTGTTTGTAATGGAAGTCTTGGCGATCCGGTATTTAAACTTGATTTTGGATCAGGACAAGGATATGGCGCCCCCCTGGGAAATGATGTAACTGATTTTACCTATATACAGGGTTGCCCCGAAGATGGTCAATATACTATTGTAAATACAACTAACATAAATGTGAATAATGGCTATGGTAATTGCCATCCGGAAGGGTGGCAGGTTGTAACTCATGATCATACAGGCAATACTAATGGGTACATGATGCTTGTTAATGCTTCGCAAGACCCCAAAAAATTCTTTACTTATAAAATTAGTGCCGGAACGCTTTGTCAGAATACCAAGTATGAATTTTCGGCGTGGGTTTTTAACCTTATATTCCAGGCGCATGCAGGCCCTGGCGTTCATGAGCCTGATATTACTTTTGTAATAACTAATGCCAACGGCGAAAAAACCACGTATGATACCGGCGAAATTCCGGCAAGCAGCGATCCGGAAGATTGGCGCCGGTACAGCATGTTGTTTTCTACCGGTTCTGGTAATAATGAAATTACAATTGAAATGATCAATAACGAACCCGGCCTAAATGGGAACGATTTGATGCTTGATGATATCCAATTTAGGCCCTGTGGCCCAACTATGCCGGTCGGCTTTTCAGACATTGCTACCAATATGCCACAGGATGTATGTGTGGGGGAAACAAAGAATTTTACCCTGGTATCAAGTGTAGGGAACGATTATACAGATACAAGGCTACAATGGCAAAAACTAAATCCTAACGGTAACTGGGATGATCTGCCCGGAGCAACCGGCGCGCAACTTCCTGTTTCTGTTACAAACAGCACACCTATAGGGGCTTATGAGTATCGGCTTGCGGCTGCCGACGGAAATAACATTAACTCACCAACCTGCCGTACTTATTCACAGTCGCTTACTATAAGGGTTAATGCTTACCCAGATAAACCATCAATCATCGCTCCCCCAGTGTGCGAAGGCGATGCGCTTACACTCACCGCTACGCCGGGTGCAATAAGATATGAATGGACTGGACCGGGTGTTACCGAAGCTAATAAAGCTCAGAACCCGCTGGTAATTGATAATGCATCTGCGGTGGATATAGGGGACTACCAGGTTACCGTTTTTTCGGTAGGCGACTGTTCAAGAACATCGGATAAACTGCATGCGGTTGTGAATTTAAAACCTGTAATAACGGTTAATGCGCCCCCGCCAATTTGCAAGGGTAGCGCGACTATCATTAGCGCGGATGCTGCCGACGCTAAAAGCTATAGTTGGTTACCGGTTACCGGGTTGTCAGATCCTGCGGCAAAAAGTCCGGCTGCGAAACCTGCGGAAACCACTACCTATACGGTAACAGTAACCACTAATGAAGGTTGTACAGCAACTAAACAGGTAACGGTAACGGTTATGCCTGTTCCTGAAGCAAGTATAAGCCCGCAGAAAAAGATTTTTGAAGGCCAATCGGTAGTGCTGGATGCCCAAACACAGTATGCCGATACTTACCTGTGGAGCCCTGCCGAGGGTCTTGACGATCCGACCAAAAAGAATCCCATTGCCAGTCCGACTGATGATATTACCTATACCCTGAAAGCCTCGTCGGGCATTGGATGCGGGTCTGTCAGTGTCAGTGTTTTTGTAAGGGTTTATAAAAAAATAGTTATTCCAACTACGTTTTCGCCCAATGGCGATGGTTTAAACGACTACTGGGATATTGAGGCTTTATCAACGTATCCGGAAAGTACAATGAATGTGTTTAGCCGCAGCGGGCAAAAAGTATACACCTCTACAGGTTATGATAAACCCTGGAATGGCGCCTACAAAGGATATGTTTTGCCTTCGGGGACTTACTACTACGTCATCGACCTTAAAAATGGTGCGCCATTATTATCGGGCTGGGTGTTTATTGTGCATTGA
- a CDS encoding gliding motility-associated C-terminal domain-containing protein: protein MLFCANACAQSMDCTGKLGHWLFKEDFGSGTGHGPALPAGVTNMAYTPYCPADGFYTLVNASEGCSEESWHKVTHDHTGNSNGYMMMINASNEPSTFFTRMVPSLCPATTYEFSAYILNLLKNTVIGPTVQQPDILFSIETTTGEVLETLRTGPIPATSGPVWKKYNLVFKTPDDVISLVLKISNSAPGGPGNDLMLDDIEFITSAPKLTIPTMFSPNGDGVNDVWDIVNLDAYTDCVLTVYDRGGSIVFKSVGYSTPWNGTRNGVLLDMGTYYYMIDLKTGARRISGWVFLMR from the coding sequence ATGTTATTCTGTGCGAATGCCTGTGCCCAAAGTATGGATTGTACCGGCAAGTTGGGGCATTGGCTCTTTAAAGAAGATTTTGGCTCCGGTACAGGTCACGGCCCCGCCTTACCGGCGGGTGTTACTAACATGGCATATACGCCATATTGCCCTGCCGATGGATTTTATACATTGGTTAACGCTTCTGAAGGTTGTTCGGAAGAGTCATGGCATAAAGTAACGCATGACCATACCGGGAACAGCAACGGTTATATGATGATGATCAACGCGTCAAATGAGCCGAGCACTTTTTTTACCCGTATGGTGCCCTCGCTTTGCCCGGCTACTACTTATGAGTTTTCTGCCTATATCCTTAACCTGTTAAAAAATACAGTGATTGGGCCAACAGTTCAGCAGCCCGATATCCTTTTTTCTATTGAAACCACAACCGGCGAAGTACTTGAAACGTTGCGTACCGGGCCAATTCCTGCTACATCGGGCCCGGTTTGGAAAAAATATAACCTGGTTTTTAAAACGCCTGATGACGTAATCAGCCTGGTATTGAAAATTAGCAACAGTGCTCCCGGAGGCCCGGGTAATGATCTGATGCTGGATGATATAGAGTTTATAACAAGTGCGCCCAAATTAACTATTCCCACCATGTTTTCGCCCAATGGCGATGGCGTTAACGACGTTTGGGATATTGTTAACCTGGATGCCTATACGGATTGTGTTTTAACAGTTTATGACCGTGGAGGAAGTATTGTTTTTAAAAGTGTTGGTTACAGCACGCCATGGAATGGCACAAGAAACGGGGTACTCCTTGATATGGGGACGTATTACTATATGATTGATCTTAAAACCGGAGCCCGAAGGATATCAGGATGGGTGTTTTTAATGAGATAG
- the dapB gene encoding 4-hydroxy-tetrahydrodipicolinate reductase produces MKIALLGYGKMGKIIEKIAISRKHEIVLTIDHETLHDLTPENLQKADVVIEFTTPASVLSNIEHCFNADVPVVIGTTGWYEKLPEVKQQCIDGNKSLLWASNFSVGVNVFFHVNKLLAKVMNRYPYYEVQVEEIHHTQKMDSPSGTAITIAEGIINNTDTKNEWINVLTTDDSDANANVSANQLLIESLRIDSVPGTHTVIYDSEVDSIEFKHTAHNRNGFALGAVLAAEWLHDKKGFYSVEAMFDFNS; encoded by the coding sequence ATGAAGATAGCACTACTTGGCTACGGAAAAATGGGCAAGATCATTGAAAAGATTGCCATTAGCCGCAAGCATGAAATTGTACTTACCATTGATCATGAAACCCTTCATGACCTTACTCCCGAAAACCTGCAGAAAGCAGATGTAGTAATTGAGTTTACCACCCCGGCATCCGTATTATCAAATATTGAGCATTGTTTTAATGCCGATGTTCCTGTTGTTATAGGTACAACCGGCTGGTATGAAAAACTGCCGGAGGTAAAGCAACAATGTATTGACGGAAATAAGTCGCTGTTATGGGCATCAAACTTTAGCGTTGGCGTTAACGTGTTTTTTCATGTTAATAAGTTGCTGGCTAAAGTAATGAACAGGTATCCCTACTATGAAGTACAAGTTGAGGAGATTCACCATACCCAAAAAATGGATTCGCCCAGTGGTACGGCCATAACTATTGCCGAAGGCATTATCAATAACACCGATACCAAAAACGAGTGGATTAATGTTTTAACCACCGATGATAGTGATGCTAACGCTAACGTATCAGCTAACCAATTGCTTATTGAATCGTTAAGGATTGATAGCGTACCTGGTACGCACACTGTTATTTATGATTCGGAAGTTGATAGTATCGAATTTAAGCATACCGCGCACAACCGCAACGGTTTTGCTTTAGGCGCTGTTTTAGCTGCCGAATGGCTGCATGACAAAAAAGGCTTTTACTCGGTGGAGGCCATGTTTGATTTTAATAGCTAA
- a CDS encoding NADPH-dependent FMN reductase: MITIIASTNRPGSSTLKLAHVYQQKLREKGVEAGILSLAQLPPNIIETDLYNKRSAEFEPIQQIVTDTDKFIFLIPEYNGSFPGVLKVFIDACSFPQSFYDKKAALVGLSSGKYGNIRGVDHFTGVCHYLHLNIMALKLHIAAIHKEFDEEGNLFKPDTIKFVDEQIDKIIKF, encoded by the coding sequence ATGATAACCATTATAGCGTCAACAAACAGGCCCGGAAGTTCAACACTTAAACTGGCGCATGTTTATCAACAAAAACTACGCGAAAAAGGTGTGGAAGCAGGCATTTTATCACTTGCCCAACTGCCTCCAAACATTATTGAAACCGACCTTTACAATAAACGCAGCGCGGAGTTTGAGCCTATCCAGCAAATAGTTACCGATACCGATAAGTTTATATTTCTTATCCCCGAATATAATGGCAGCTTTCCGGGTGTGCTCAAAGTTTTTATTGATGCCTGCAGTTTTCCGCAAAGTTTTTATGATAAAAAAGCTGCTTTAGTTGGCCTATCATCAGGCAAATATGGCAACATCAGGGGTGTTGATCATTTTACGGGCGTTTGTCATTACCTGCACCTTAACATTATGGCGCTTAAACTACATATAGCCGCCATTCACAAAGAATTTGACGAAGAAGGCAACCTGTTTAAACCGGATACCATCAAGTTTGTAGACGAGCAGATTGACAAGATCATTAAATTTTGA